A single Tissierellales bacterium DNA region contains:
- a CDS encoding ABC transporter ATP-binding protein → MTLLAENISFSYPKNDVLHDITFSLKEGDLLAILGTNGAGKSTLLKCLNRILKPQSGTVYINGTDNSVLEEVELAKNIAYVPQSHSYSTQTVFDFVLLGRRPYIKWDLEQEDIKVVEEVLHLLELEDYSMRYTNELSGGELQKVIIARALVQQPKVLLMDEPTSNLDLKNQMEVLSTIREIIDTQKISAIITMHDLNLALRFANKFLLLKEGELFDWGDAGILNPESIKSVYNLDVVIKDYSGIPVIIPI, encoded by the coding sequence ATGACTTTATTGGCCGAAAATATAAGCTTTTCATATCCTAAAAATGATGTTCTTCATGATATAACATTTTCATTAAAAGAAGGAGATTTACTAGCAATCTTGGGAACTAATGGAGCAGGTAAATCCACACTTTTAAAATGTCTAAACAGAATATTAAAACCTCAATCAGGAACTGTATATATAAATGGTACAGATAACTCTGTACTAGAAGAGGTAGAATTAGCTAAAAACATTGCATATGTGCCACAGAGTCATAGTTACTCAACGCAAACAGTCTTTGATTTTGTTTTGCTTGGAAGAAGGCCATATATTAAATGGGATCTAGAACAAGAAGATATTAAGGTTGTAGAGGAAGTTTTACATTTACTAGAATTAGAGGATTATTCAATGCGTTATACCAATGAATTAAGTGGGGGTGAGTTACAAAAAGTTATTATAGCTAGGGCCCTTGTTCAACAGCCGAAAGTTTTATTAATGGATGAACCAACTAGTAATTTAGATTTAAAAAATCAAATGGAAGTTCTTAGTACAATTAGAGAGATAATTGATACACAAAAAATTTCAGCAATAATTACTATGCATGATTTAAATTTGGCCCTACGTTTTGCTAATAAATTTCTTTTACTAAAAGAAGGTGAACTTTTTGATTGGGGAGATGCAGGAATTTTAAATCCAGAATCAATTAAAAGTGTATATAACCTAGATGTAGTAATAAAAGATTATTCAGGTATTCCTGTAATTATTCCAATATAA
- a CDS encoding iron ABC transporter permease encodes MDTKKYRKIPFQNNEYKQYTNKKKFIITSLLILTILAFFWAITAGATSLKPREVILAIFGLGNTKSVSIIRNIRMPRVVLGMLAGAGLSMAGCIMQNNLKNPLASPSTLGISHAAAFGANIAIILLGAGTVVSTGLGEIQIYNPHIVTICAMFFSIISTLLIILLSKLSHFSTQSIILAGAALSSLFSAGTMIIQYFSKDTTKIAAVVFWTFGDLGRASWNEILIMGILILLSMAYFIYHRWDYNALDAGDEIAKSLGVDVEKIRLGGMFIASIITAVTVSFLGIIGFIGLICPQITKKLIGSNNKYLIPASAIMGSLILLISDTLARIVISPQILPVGAVTSFLGAPLFLYFLIKGDINQ; translated from the coding sequence GTGGATACTAAGAAGTATAGAAAAATACCTTTTCAAAATAATGAATATAAACAATATACAAACAAAAAGAAATTTATTATTACTTCTTTATTGATTTTAACAATTCTTGCATTTTTCTGGGCTATAACTGCAGGTGCAACTAGTCTTAAACCAAGGGAGGTAATTCTAGCTATCTTTGGTTTAGGAAATACCAAATCAGTCTCTATTATAAGAAATATTCGTATGCCAAGGGTAGTGTTGGGTATGTTAGCAGGTGCAGGATTGTCAATGGCAGGATGTATTATGCAAAATAATTTAAAAAATCCTCTGGCATCTCCTTCCACCCTTGGAATATCACATGCAGCTGCCTTTGGTGCTAATATTGCTATTATTTTACTAGGTGCAGGTACTGTAGTTAGCACTGGATTGGGTGAAATACAAATCTATAATCCTCATATTGTTACGATTTGTGCAATGTTCTTTTCCATAATTTCAACCCTATTGATTATATTATTATCAAAGTTAAGCCATTTTTCTACTCAGAGTATTATATTAGCAGGTGCCGCACTAAGTTCTCTATTTTCAGCAGGTACTATGATTATTCAGTACTTTTCAAAAGACACAACTAAAATAGCAGCCGTCGTCTTCTGGACTTTTGGAGATTTAGGTCGGGCCTCTTGGAATGAAATTTTAATAATGGGTATTTTAATCCTTTTATCTATGGCTTATTTCATATACCATCGATGGGATTATAATGCACTAGACGCTGGAGATGAAATAGCTAAGAGTCTAGGGGTAGATGTGGAAAAAATAAGGCTTGGTGGAATGTTTATAGCTTCCATTATTACTGCCGTTACCGTATCATTTTTAGGTATTATAGGATTTATAGGTTTAATTTGTCCCCAAATTACAAAAAAATTAATTGGTAGTAATAACAAATATCTCATACCTGCATCAGCCATTATGGGGTCACTTATATTACTTATATCAGATACATTGGCACGTATAGTTATATCACCACAAATTTTACCAGTAGGTGCTGTAACATCTTTTCTTGGGGCACCATTATTTCTTTATTTTCTTATAAAGGGGGACATAAATCAATGA